ttttataattatatagcttcagaaaatatttttctctatCTATAATTGTCTGCtcttatgtttgtatttttgatttttttgtgcctagttttaaataaatccacTTTTTCAAAATGCGTGtactaaaagttaaaataatgttaataactaCAGTGGACACACGTAaagctatttaataataagtattaatcaattatcgatgaaaaaaaaaatgtaaaaatattataactgaatCACGAAAAgaccttataaatatatatataatataatatataaaattataaataataaatatataataggttgaATTACGGTACTACGTAATATGCATAAATAGTTCCATGAATTGTttcatctataaattattgttgaagTTTAAAGTGAGGCTATTCGGAAACGggaatataataacatgtgtGGTTACGCCAATAAGATCGCTTTATCGTTTTGGGTACCTAGTTTAAATTATGCAACATCTACCTACACCTAATTGGACTATCCagcttttatcataaattaattttatttaaaaaaaaatagattttttacatatatatatatttattaccacATAGTGTGCAGTTAGTAGGTAAATGCATTTATTCGATCTAGACTATGGAAGAtagatttacataaattatttgattaaaatgtattatcatattacaatatttttaaatgcttatattttataatacccaaacacaatattaaacttattttcaattagaaattttttaagaaatatatattaatttcacacaaaattaataaataattatattatacatattcgtatatactatgtttaatgtaattaagtaTTCAATACATTAACTATTTTCTACTGATGatgataaaattactatttttttttttttaatttcactttGTTTAGTTTTTCAAAGCTatggaatttgaaaataaatctacatgatatgatttattgttatcaaaataactgaagaaatatatagtattaatttcaataatttttaaggtaTTTTATGCAGGTGAtatcatttcaattttaagttaGACTCTACAAAAAATAGTGTTTAGtttttgatgtattatattttcgaacCGAGTTATcagttgtttattataatcccTGAAATCACGtaacaataatagaataataaattaatttttacaatatttgaaagatgatataaatttatattttattgttgaactatattaaataaatacgtaatgCAGTGAcaatgcaaatattttattgttttaataatgcgCACTagtcttaaaattgtatattttttcaaagtttaataatttataaatcacaatgagagtatttttaaatatgaaatgcataaaaaaataatttaaccttGAAAATCATGGTCTACAACTCTATAGGTAGCCGACcgccataaataaataaatttcttgtcaagtgaatttttttcactatttaaaaaaaaaaatgcccgTTAgacatactataattattataaaaaataacatagtatTTGTGGCCAATATTGTTCACAtgttacaattaataacaatatatgcgATAACCAAGTCGATCAGTTTATACGTATGCTATTCTCTACAGGGATTTTTTGCAGTCTATATAGCCAGATGttgatgtttaaataataattcaacaataattaaaatatttaaaaacattctaaatataaaaacttcaactttaaacttatttaaataaaacaattttgggtagtataataattacatttaagtttaaatatcaaataatatagagTAGGTACTATGTACCcgcattattgtattatatccctataaaatgaatttctCAATTGTAAGATATTGTTAACATAGAGAAATTAATCATAACATACTATTTTAtcttactttaaaatacacaGTTAAACACCTATCAGTATTAACGTGTATTTTTCTcttctgaaaataaatatatttaaataggttctatatttcaattatgtgcatggttaaaagttaaaacgctataaaatatgttatattttgaaatgtttagaCTATAATtcttacatataattatttagaaaaaaatatataatcaccattattaaatactacttTAAACGTTTAACGATAAAATTATCGAAAACTGTTTAAAGAGTTTAGCTGAAAATACAATCACCGATCGGTCCCAGACGTCAATGTCCTCAACAATagtttcttataataaatcttaataatataatatgaagagtttctgttattttttcaatacgaAACACGAACACGTGAGAGTCAAAAGTCTGTATaatagaaacaaatattataatactttatgcaAACAACGGTAattcttctttatttttataattttttttatttagaattgcCGAATTTAATGTCTGTTGGCAAAGTAGTGGTGTGGGCCCGGTGCACCgaattatacgtatactacCGGTACCGCAACCGGTTATGCGCATTGATCAGAAATTTTGCACAGGTGGTGCATTGATAACGCGAACCGGATACCacacgcataataataataataataatatgacgtcgtttaaatattataaaaaagaaagaaggaaagaaaaataacgaaaaaaataaataatagaactgCTATAACAATCCGAAGCCGTTGTGCTCGCAAGTAGCATTGACAAACTACGTAACTACTTGCACTCTGCAGCGGTTTGACCTTTAACATCGACATTTACGATAACAACAATGCAATTATATACTTCCTCGTGATTTCGTACAATGTccgcattattttatacacgcgAATGTggatatatattagatatagccAAAATTAGCCTTGGcccagataaaaaaaaaaagaagaagaagaagaaaaaaaccaTAGTCTAGACACTCAGAATTCCGTATCCGAGTGGAATCTAAATGCTTATAATGCGTTTGCgcataataatgtacctacgttGCACATATGTGTAGTAGTGTACACGCTCGTCGagctaacattataattagaaaGATATTTTTCACGACAATTTTTCGCATCCTCTCATCACTCTCACGCTTTCACCTGTCCAgctcatttttttctttttaggtTTAACATGCAAATCGTATACTTACACATGCGTAATACAAATGTtcctcattatttttttttgttgctatctgtaggtattatagttaggtatacgtaatttttttgattgattatgttattgtcattataacaaaaagaacattttatacatctcatgtatataaaaataactataacagAAATATGTTTCCAAAATAATTGTcatgatttatttaagttaaaataataataacaacattgttaatcaattacaatagttttcatataatataaggtagttgaaacaatttaaaattaaatttttacttttttttaagataaattaagtataaaacaacaaaCACGATATGGTCCAAATTGAAATAGCGTATTTAAATGACATTATACCTATGCCACTGATGCTTACCGTTTAGTACTCAGAAcaatacgtttatttttgtGCGATCTCAGACCGGAATTCCAAGTCACTGCCAACGATCATCAATTACGAccgtacttattataataaccgaCAACCCTTTGATGTTACGGGTGGTCTTTTGCTACAATACAGTTGTTAAATAGCATTTGAAATAAAggtgtgtttttttaataggtttCACATTTTGATACCCCAAGACTCCGACCGAAATCTGTCCGTGACCGTCACGCCGTCATGCAACTCCGTGCTCAACTGGGACTTGAAGTTTATACCTTTAACACGATTTAACCAAACAGTtgtcatattatgtaagtttTAATTGAGCGGAACATCTGCTGGAAATTAATCAAGTCGATTCTTgtaactattattgtattatttacacatattttaatatgctctagggaataataataagtcgAGTGATATAGGAAGGTTACTCATAGAATACACGGGTGTATCCATACCTGTGACATATGACCACGGCAAAGCGAATAGAGGTCTTTACGTCATATCAGCCCAAACGGAAACGGGTGACGATTcaaatgttatgttttacGTTGggctaaaacaaaaatcacaaaaaaagcAATTCGGCTACCGTCCAAATGGAATAAGGATCAAAAAAGGTGgtcaaaaaatttatttaagatgGAATCTAAGGtagatttaaatgaatttataccATACACATATGAAACTgtctacaattaatatatttaatgtatagccATATAGATCATCATTTAATGAAGTACAGCCTTGTAGTCAGttcatcaaaaatatacacGACGATTTGCGAAGCTGAACATCGTTtggaagaaaaacaaaaaacaaatttttcttATTCTGATGATGATTTACGAATTGACGATAGATTAGaggtaaattaaaagttgattatcttataaaataaaacgcttacctaaattattgacataagttacaatatatatatagcttaagaatcatttaaaattaaaatcattaattatttaattatcatctcATTGATCattatgatacaattttaaattatatacaaatacaatatttattttatgggaACTcagtttaaagttattttattatttataatggcaAACGGCAAACGCTCTTAGAATACACagattaaaatgttgtaaattaaatgtacataatagtttatttagttaatatgtgatacacactattatattatgttagtttgtaaattataatatcatttaattttgacacAATGGTAATAACTAAGATTTTTACAGTTAggcaatctaaaaaataataaaaaacgttaaattaatataatattaaaacatataatgtacGTATAACTCGATTAATTTCGTATTTCatagaaattagaatttagaatatgtatttattttactaccgataggtattatattaaatattatataagtatttcgaacgattgttaatattaatcaaaattatggtTTGACcgtaaattactaaaataaaaaataaatgttgatttatttaaattagtcaaattaattttttgctcTAACTCACTTTTCTATCTACTCTAATAtctgaaataattaaacaccAATCTTaacacatatacctatatttatatcacaaatgctctgttttaatttagatacatCATCTGGGATTTAACACAAGCTatacattgaataatttaatttatgatgaaaCGTactattttactgtatttgtATTGCATGGACCTCATATAGCTACACATCATGCCAACGCtacatacaaatttcaaaagtCCAAACCCATTGGATTAAAAGATGCAAAGCCCAGAATGATCAACCTGAGGGCTCAAAATGGAAAAGCATCCTTCAGGTACAAGGTTGGTGGGCTGTTTACTTGTTGTGGGAAACACGTTTTATCTTATTTGTGCGAATTAttacggttattattttaggtaggAAATAATAGGCAGTTGGAAAAAGATGGCCCtcctaatacattatattggtaCGTCATGCCATGCGATGGGGTGGTATACGTTGAAATTCGTTGtcgaaaaacgttattaataaataaaagagttTTTGGTTACGAgaaatttatcttaaataacACTAAGATTGGAGAAAGATACGTGTTAAAAGTGGAATCCGTGTCTGTAGACGAGACTCAACGCATCAGATCAATTGAGGTTGGTGTGTAGAATAGGttctttacaataataataattatttaataaccttacttaaaatactattgtaaaaattatgtcGTTTTTGAAATAGGTAATGGCCACCGTACGACCAACGATGATTCAAATGCCAGACATGCCGAGTGATCTAAGTATCCAACAATATGTCGAACCGGATGATTGCCAATCAGTAAAGATCGGCTGGTTATCAGCCAACTCATTgact
This sequence is a window from Rhopalosiphum maidis isolate BTI-1 chromosome 1, ASM367621v3, whole genome shotgun sequence. Protein-coding genes within it:
- the LOC113559788 gene encoding protein NDNF, whose protein sequence is MLVRLWLAVLMAELLTVIAFKPLEANLTRDGPITKSMLVIPHDFDHIVPVTKSRTKFHILIPQDSDRNLSVTVTPSCNSVLNWDLKFIPLTRFNQTVVILWNNNKSSDIGRLLIEYTGVSIPVTYDHGKANRGLYVISAQTETGDDSNVMFYVGLKQKSQKKQFGYRPNGIRIKKGGQKIYLRWNLSHIDHHLMKYSLVVSSSKIYTTICEAEHRLEEKQKTNFSYSDDDLRIDDRLEIHHLGFNTSYTLNNLIYDETYYFTVFVLHGPHIATHHANATYKFQKSKPIGLKDAKPRMINLRAQNGKASFRYKVGNNRQLEKDGPPNTLYWYVMPCDGVVYVEIRCRKTLLINKRVFGYEKFILNNTKIGERYVLKVESVSVDETQRIRSIEVMATVRPTMIQMPDMPSDLSIQQYVEPDDCQSVKIGWLSANSLTDLKYCVYVQENSNSLESLDFSVKPDQCKVRYGKIRRSDTSNNYRTKTRCYIGEKGIVLVEKILKLKPLTTYTIQVTVTKPRGRTLSYDLLRLDTNSCGLN